From Caldisericaceae bacterium, one genomic window encodes:
- a CDS encoding S-layer homology domain-containing protein: SVFSLFKDVSDDYPYKEEIQTLYNLGIILGDNGEIRPKSYLKREEGFLLIYRLLKFLGKV; this comes from the coding sequence TTCTGTTTTCTCGCTTTTTAAAGATGTTAGTGATGATTATCCATATAAAGAAGAAATACAAACACTATACAACCTTGGTATTATCCTTGGGGATAATGGTGAAATAAGACCAAAAAGTTATCTTAAAAGAGAAGAAGGTTTTCTTTTAATTTACAGGTTATTAAAGTTTTTAGGGAAGGTGTAG
- a CDS encoding FAD-dependent oxidoreductase, whose product MNMEGSKNSKKKIPGMVYILFSFIPWITYWILCGMEINLGLIIPLFISFILVIPQIYKRDSNIMDVFSLVYFLVANLGFFIFKTKIFIEKSGFLGYIALFFMSTLSLLIKQPYTLQVSKRDYPPIYWKDSFFILINNIITIFWAVIFALNAAIYLIFSMPLTVIFSNLLIGAGTLFSIVFPLKAPSFFTLKEFKKYDWRIDLDPERNKSENEYDVIIIGSGIGGLTCGALLSKRGYRVLVLEQHYLVGGYCSSFRRNGFIFNTGVEDVSGLWEKGPITYLLKELKLNKDDLFVKNKTRFIFKGNEIEVSNLEDLINNISKLFPNEKENIKAFFEEAKEAYEECYKDTTYGTPLPAELIAKVFGEDALLNYPKNNPHFYDWMNKSFKQKLDEFFKNDDLKYLISGFLGYLGTTPDKTAASSALTATVSYYLHGGFFPKGGAQNFANALKKFILDNKGTILLNHKVDEILVNNGTVEGVRVLKKIFKAPIVVANANAKTTFLELLKESTLPKQFIEYIKGLKMSPSVFMTFLGIDMDLSEYPTIINHLDEEFGIVINSNADRNLAPKGKASVTLLSSANYYEFKEKGKQEYLKMKEDFSKKLIEKAEKVIPNLSKKIIVKDAATPKTFESYTSMPEGAIYSFDQSIGVKRPYFKTPIKGLYLASASTFPGGGIEAVVISGMICANDICNWKFRFK is encoded by the coding sequence ATGAACATGGAGGGATCAAAAAACAGCAAGAAGAAAATACCCGGCATGGTATATATACTTTTTTCTTTTATTCCGTGGATTACCTACTGGATACTCTGTGGTATGGAAATTAACCTTGGGCTAATCATTCCTCTGTTTATATCTTTTATCCTTGTAATCCCACAAATTTACAAAAGAGATTCCAACATCATGGATGTTTTTTCACTTGTATATTTCCTTGTCGCTAATTTAGGGTTTTTCATTTTTAAAACAAAAATCTTTATAGAAAAAAGCGGATTTCTTGGATACATTGCACTGTTTTTTATGTCAACTCTTTCTCTACTCATAAAACAACCATACACCCTACAGGTTTCAAAAAGGGACTACCCTCCGATTTACTGGAAGGATAGTTTCTTTATTTTAATTAATAACATAATTACCATTTTTTGGGCAGTAATTTTTGCACTTAATGCCGCTATATATCTAATCTTTAGTATGCCGCTTACTGTAATTTTTTCCAATCTCTTAATAGGAGCTGGAACTCTATTCTCAATTGTTTTCCCTTTGAAGGCACCGTCTTTTTTTACTTTAAAGGAGTTTAAAAAATATGATTGGCGTATTGATTTAGATCCTGAAAGAAATAAAAGTGAAAATGAATACGATGTTATCATTATTGGGTCGGGAATAGGTGGTTTAACTTGTGGCGCTTTACTTTCTAAAAGAGGATACAGAGTTTTAGTCTTAGAACAGCACTATTTAGTTGGAGGTTATTGCTCTTCGTTTAGGAGAAATGGATTTATCTTTAATACTGGTGTTGAAGACGTAAGTGGCTTATGGGAAAAAGGACCTATTACATATCTACTAAAGGAGTTAAAACTGAATAAAGACGATTTATTTGTCAAAAATAAAACGAGATTCATTTTTAAAGGAAACGAAATTGAAGTAAGTAATTTAGAAGACCTTATTAACAATATCTCAAAACTATTCCCAAATGAAAAGGAAAACATAAAAGCATTTTTTGAAGAAGCTAAAGAAGCATATGAAGAGTGCTATAAAGATACAACATACGGAACTCCACTTCCTGCAGAACTCATAGCAAAAGTCTTTGGAGAAGATGCGCTTTTAAACTATCCTAAAAATAACCCTCACTTCTACGACTGGATGAATAAAAGCTTCAAGCAAAAACTCGACGAGTTTTTTAAAAACGACGACTTAAAATATTTAATTAGTGGCTTTTTGGGATATTTAGGAACAACTCCAGACAAAACAGCAGCAAGTTCGGCACTTACAGCAACGGTATCTTATTACCTTCATGGAGGTTTCTTTCCAAAGGGTGGGGCACAAAACTTTGCAAATGCCCTTAAAAAATTTATTTTAGACAATAAAGGGACTATTTTATTAAACCATAAAGTAGATGAAATTTTAGTTAACAATGGCACGGTAGAAGGAGTAAGGGTATTGAAGAAAATTTTTAAAGCACCTATTGTTGTTGCAAACGCCAATGCCAAAACAACATTCTTAGAATTACTTAAGGAAAGCACCTTACCTAAGCAATTTATTGAGTATATAAAAGGTTTGAAAATGTCTCCCTCTGTTTTTATGACCTTTCTCGGTATTGATATGGATCTTTCAGAATACCCAACTATCATAAACCATTTAGATGAAGAGTTTGGTATAGTTATTAATTCTAATGCCGATAGAAATTTAGCACCAAAAGGAAAGGCAAGTGTAACTCTTTTAAGTAGTGCAAATTATTACGAGTTTAAAGAAAAAGGGAAACAAGAATATTTGAAAATGAAGGAAGATTTTTCCAAAAAACTTATAGAAAAAGCAGAAAAAGTTATCCCCAACCTAAGCAAAAAGATAATAGTTAAAGATGCTGCTACTCCGAAGACATTTGAAAGTTATACATCTATGCCTGAGGGTGCCATATACTCTTTTGATCAATCGATTGGAGTTAAAAGACCGTATTTTAAAACGCCCATTAAAGGCTTGTATCTTGCAAGTGCTTCAACTTTTCCAGGTGGAGGAATTGAAGCAGTTGTAATATCTGGGATGATATGCGCAAACGATATTTGTAATTGGAAGTTTAGATTCAAATAA
- a CDS encoding FAD-dependent oxidoreductase, with protein sequence MENKEYFEKVSYINALTSTKYIFKKPVTLQYPKEKLELPERYRGFHVNDIDKCIGCGNCMSICPCQAITMDDPKEFHLVTPKEGSTHLRPRIDYGRCSYCGLCVEVCPTGSLKMEKNLIFTSTDGDAFVWFPAEEKRKAENGFTQSNDITPLELEKVEMPELEPDVSKKTFEELILGFSEEQAVKEAERCLGCGICMQGCPAHMKIPEYIEAIFKKEYEVSVKYMLEDNALPGICGRICTHKCQDDCVYNYRGDALQIMWLKRFATDMVKDYKVSDPYLLPKTGRKVAIIGSGPSGLSAAYYLTLLGHSVTVYEKRDVPGGALGLGIPMYRLPVYEIDKEVSHLVDLGVEFKFNTEVGKDIQFEDLLKKFDAVYIGVGLSYGRAINLNGEDTPYVIQAIDFLRQVKVEGRRDIPKKVVVIGGGNVAMDVARTVVRLHEINYGSVDTKVQTVSLEDWDIMPASKEEIDGALEEGVIFNPGWGPKEAVFENGVLKGLVVKKVKSVFDEQRRFNPTFFEDQTKLLEGDYIIEAVGQMTNLSFIPKELMDQLKFTPRRRIWVDEFGETSIAGVFAGGDLVETSLGNVISAIANGHRAAIGIDFYLRNIKGGRNG encoded by the coding sequence ATGGAGAATAAAGAATATTTTGAAAAAGTGAGTTACATTAATGCTTTAACCTCAACAAAGTATATATTCAAAAAACCTGTAACTCTTCAATATCCAAAAGAGAAACTTGAACTTCCTGAAAGATACAGGGGTTTCCATGTAAACGACATTGATAAATGTATTGGCTGTGGAAATTGCATGAGTATTTGTCCCTGCCAGGCAATTACAATGGATGATCCTAAAGAATTTCATCTTGTAACTCCTAAGGAAGGTTCAACGCACTTAAGACCAAGAATTGACTATGGGAGATGCTCTTATTGTGGACTCTGTGTGGAAGTATGTCCTACAGGTTCTTTAAAAATGGAAAAAAACCTTATTTTTACCTCTACTGATGGCGATGCTTTTGTATGGTTTCCTGCAGAAGAAAAAAGAAAGGCAGAAAATGGATTTACCCAATCTAACGATATTACTCCTCTTGAACTTGAAAAGGTTGAAATGCCCGAACTTGAACCAGATGTAAGTAAGAAAACCTTTGAAGAACTAATTCTTGGCTTCTCTGAAGAGCAAGCAGTAAAAGAGGCAGAGCGTTGTCTTGGTTGCGGTATTTGTATGCAGGGTTGTCCTGCACATATGAAAATCCCTGAATATATTGAAGCAATATTTAAGAAGGAATATGAAGTTTCTGTAAAATACATGCTAGAAGATAACGCACTTCCTGGAATATGTGGAAGAATTTGCACGCATAAATGCCAGGATGATTGCGTCTACAATTACCGAGGAGATGCATTGCAGATTATGTGGCTTAAGAGATTTGCAACGGATATGGTGAAGGATTATAAAGTATCAGACCCTTATCTTCTTCCAAAAACAGGTCGTAAAGTTGCAATCATTGGTTCTGGTCCAAGCGGATTGTCAGCAGCTTATTATTTAACACTTTTAGGCCATTCTGTGACTGTGTATGAAAAAAGAGATGTCCCAGGTGGTGCACTTGGGCTTGGTATTCCTATGTATAGATTACCTGTTTACGAAATAGACAAAGAGGTTTCGCATCTTGTAGACCTTGGTGTAGAGTTCAAGTTCAATACAGAAGTTGGTAAAGATATCCAATTTGAGGATTTGCTTAAGAAGTTTGATGCAGTATACATTGGAGTAGGCCTTTCTTACGGAAGGGCAATTAACCTCAATGGAGAAGATACTCCTTATGTAATACAGGCAATAGATTTCTTAAGGCAGGTAAAGGTAGAAGGAAGAAGAGATATTCCTAAAAAAGTTGTTGTAATAGGTGGTGGAAACGTTGCAATGGATGTTGCAAGAACAGTTGTAAGGCTCCATGAGATTAATTACGGTAGTGTTGATACCAAAGTGCAAACAGTTTCACTTGAAGATTGGGATATTATGCCTGCTTCTAAAGAAGAAATCGACGGTGCTCTTGAAGAAGGCGTAATATTTAATCCTGGATGGGGTCCGAAAGAAGCAGTCTTTGAAAACGGTGTGCTAAAGGGTCTTGTTGTAAAGAAAGTGAAGTCCGTCTTTGATGAGCAGCGTAGATTTAATCCTACCTTCTTTGAGGATCAAACTAAGCTTCTTGAAGGCGATTACATTATCGAGGCAGTAGGCCAAATGACGAATTTGAGTTTTATACCTAAGGAATTAATGGATCAGTTAAAATTTACTCCAAGAAGAAGAATTTGGGTTGACGAATTTGGTGAAACTTCAATCGCTGGAGTATTTGCAGGAGGAGACCTTGTTGAAACTTCTCTTGGAAACGTAATTTCTGCTATTGCTAACGGTCACAGAGCAGCTATCGGTATAGATTTCTATCTTAGAAACATAAAAGGAGGCAGAAATGGTTGA
- a CDS encoding NADH-quinone oxidoreductase subunit D — MIKEYELNIGPNHPGIHGNFSVHLELVGDTIVSAKGQSGYLHRAFEKLMEQRNYLQNLALIPRICVPEPDINEAVYAMAIEELMGVEIPERAKYIRTIVLEAARINALLFHFGGTAAMIGNYTVNYWAVADRDLMIDIFLKLTGARVYHMYIWPGGVRRDTYPGFEDDILGFVKYLKGRLVEYDNLFFKNPMFVHRAKGFGKITKDQALSMGVTGPNLKATGVKVDVRKDEPYAAYGYLDFDIPVLDEGDAWAREIQRRLEFELSLNLIEQAVKKMPKGEVWRKMPNPFKWVIEKGEAYARVESSRGEYGFYFVTNGGDKPYRVAVRGVSMPHMYPLAEKMLVGIKLSDAPFLLETLDVCPPEIDR; from the coding sequence ATGATTAAAGAATACGAACTGAACATAGGACCTAACCACCCTGGGATTCATGGTAATTTTTCTGTCCATCTTGAACTTGTTGGAGATACGATTGTCTCAGCAAAAGGACAATCGGGGTATCTTCATAGGGCATTTGAGAAACTAATGGAACAGAGAAATTACCTACAGAACCTTGCTCTTATTCCACGAATCTGTGTGCCAGAACCAGACATTAATGAAGCAGTTTATGCAATGGCAATTGAAGAGTTAATGGGGGTTGAGATTCCTGAAAGGGCAAAGTATATAAGAACGATAGTTCTTGAAGCTGCTCGTATTAATGCACTTTTATTCCATTTTGGTGGCACAGCAGCAATGATTGGAAACTATACTGTAAATTATTGGGCAGTAGCAGATAGAGATTTGATGATAGACATATTCCTTAAACTTACCGGTGCAAGAGTTTACCACATGTATATATGGCCAGGTGGCGTTAGGAGAGATACCTATCCAGGTTTTGAAGATGATATTTTAGGCTTTGTAAAATATTTAAAAGGTAGATTAGTTGAATATGATAATCTTTTCTTTAAGAACCCAATGTTTGTGCACAGGGCAAAAGGATTTGGAAAGATAACCAAAGATCAGGCACTCTCAATGGGTGTTACTGGTCCAAATTTGAAGGCAACAGGTGTAAAAGTTGATGTAAGAAAAGATGAACCTTATGCAGCCTATGGTTATCTTGATTTTGATATCCCTGTGCTTGATGAAGGTGATGCCTGGGCAAGAGAAATTCAAAGAAGGCTTGAATTTGAGTTGAGCTTGAATCTCATTGAGCAAGCGGTAAAGAAGATGCCAAAAGGAGAAGTTTGGAGAAAAATGCCCAACCCATTTAAGTGGGTAATAGAAAAGGGTGAAGCCTATGCAAGAGTTGAGTCTTCAAGAGGAGAATACGGATTCTATTTTGTAACTAACGGAGGTGATAAGCCCTACAGAGTTGCAGTAAGAGGTGTTTCAATGCCTCATATGTATCCACTTGCTGAGAAAATGTTAGTAGGGATAAAACTGTCTGATGCCCCGTTTTTACTTGAAACATTGGACGTTTGTCCACCAGAAATTGATAGATGA
- a CDS encoding NADH-quinone oxidoreductase subunit C: MIDEVIKSLPYEVIEKRKQRIIVKVEGESFASALNALKGLSFNRLNILTAVDFIKEKEFEIVAILHSDENKVIAIVKTRIPRDNPSIETITNIYPNAYKYEIEMSEMFGIKVLGNPDSGKEFVLEDWKDLPPLRKDFDSIKYATEHYESRNVEVKYD; this comes from the coding sequence ATGATTGATGAAGTTATTAAATCTTTACCTTACGAAGTTATTGAAAAAAGAAAGCAGAGAATAATAGTTAAGGTGGAAGGGGAAAGTTTTGCTTCTGCATTGAATGCCTTGAAAGGTCTATCATTCAATAGGCTTAATATCCTTACTGCAGTTGATTTTATTAAAGAAAAAGAATTTGAAATCGTTGCAATTCTTCATTCGGATGAAAACAAAGTTATCGCTATTGTTAAAACAAGAATTCCACGGGATAATCCTTCTATTGAAACAATTACAAACATCTATCCAAACGCTTACAAATATGAAATTGAAATGAGTGAAATGTTTGGAATAAAAGTTTTAGGTAATCCCGATTCAGGAAAGGAATTCGTTTTAGAAGATTGGAAAGATCTCCCTCCATTGAGAAAAGATTTTGACTCTATAAAGTATGCAACTGAACATTATGAGTCGAGGAATGTGGAGGTAAAGTATGATTAA
- the nuoB gene encoding NADH-quinone oxidoreductase subunit NuoB has protein sequence MEMQDVIEEGYVGILEDLRKRSLWMLHYCTACGAIELPPTITSRFDAERFGIAPFVTSRQSDILLVTGYINIKTLRRIVTVYEQMLPPKYVIGFGSCTINGGIYWDSYAVVKRLDLYLPVDVYIAGCMPTPMAVIEGFRSLMKLIDEGKANGWKKYIEDNAYYKENQRKVLG, from the coding sequence ATGGAAATGCAAGATGTTATTGAAGAAGGTTATGTTGGAATTTTAGAAGATTTAAGAAAACGATCTCTTTGGATGCTTCATTATTGCACTGCCTGTGGTGCTATAGAACTTCCGCCAACAATTACTTCAAGGTTTGATGCAGAAAGATTTGGGATTGCTCCATTTGTAACTTCAAGACAGTCTGATATATTGCTTGTAACTGGATACATTAATATCAAAACTCTAAGAAGGATTGTAACAGTTTACGAACAGATGCTGCCTCCAAAATATGTGATTGGTTTTGGTTCTTGCACTATTAATGGTGGTATATATTGGGATTCCTATGCAGTGGTAAAGAGACTTGATTTGTATTTACCTGTTGATGTTTACATTGCAGGGTGTATGCCCACTCCAATGGCTGTCATTGAAGGTTTTAGAAGCCTAATGAAGTTAATCGATGAAGGTAAGGCAAACGGATGGAAAAAGTACATTGAGGATAATGCTTACTATAAGGAAAACCAAAGGAAGGTGTTAGGATGA
- a CDS encoding NADH-quinone oxidoreductase subunit H: MVEKIVLVLTPVLAFFVGIFLVGFKRKMVARIHRRYGPPLHQPLLDIIKLLAKKENISHGVMFDLGPVIALGASILTVLFLPLPGFKLLTPYGDLIAFLYIMVIGSLGMALGAGESGNPNASIGIARALTLMLGYDLPFIIAGNTLILKYGTTSLFNLMNAQSNLHWNLFFLPLTAVAGFIATYGAMGEHPFDVVVAPQEVATGPMVEYGGKHLGMLMIDHAMHVYIETALFVTLFLGGASNIWIFILKQLGVVIVMTLVDTVLPRFRIENAVRYFWRWPTIFALLGLFIVYLGG, from the coding sequence ATGGTAGAAAAAATTGTGTTAGTTTTAACACCCGTTTTAGCATTTTTTGTTGGCATCTTCCTTGTTGGTTTCAAAAGGAAAATGGTTGCTCGTATCCATAGAAGATACGGTCCGCCTTTGCACCAGCCACTTCTTGATATCATAAAACTTCTTGCAAAGAAAGAAAACATATCTCACGGTGTGATGTTTGATCTTGGTCCTGTGATTGCTCTTGGTGCGTCAATTCTTACTGTTTTGTTTTTACCACTACCAGGTTTTAAACTTCTTACTCCATACGGAGATTTGATTGCCTTTCTTTACATCATGGTTATAGGTTCTCTTGGTATGGCGCTCGGTGCAGGAGAATCAGGCAACCCGAATGCTTCCATCGGTATTGCAAGAGCCTTAACTCTTATGCTTGGGTATGATCTTCCTTTTATAATTGCAGGAAATACTCTCATACTTAAGTATGGGACAACATCCCTTTTTAACCTCATGAATGCTCAATCAAATTTACATTGGAATCTATTTTTCTTGCCCTTAACGGCTGTTGCAGGCTTTATTGCAACCTATGGGGCAATGGGAGAGCATCCGTTTGATGTAGTTGTCGCACCCCAAGAAGTTGCAACAGGGCCTATGGTTGAGTATGGAGGAAAACATTTAGGAATGCTTATGATTGATCATGCCATGCATGTTTATATTGAAACTGCTCTTTTTGTAACGCTATTTTTAGGTGGTGCATCCAATATATGGATTTTCATTTTAAAACAACTTGGGGTAGTAATCGTTATGACACTTGTTGATACTGTTCTTCCTCGTTTCAGAATTGAAAATGCTGTTAGGTATTTTTGGCGATGGCCTACGATTTTTGCCTTGTTAGGTCTTTTTATAGTCTATCTCGGAGGATAA